Below is a genomic region from Dioscorea cayenensis subsp. rotundata cultivar TDr96_F1 chromosome 14, TDr96_F1_v2_PseudoChromosome.rev07_lg8_w22 25.fasta, whole genome shotgun sequence.
AGTATGCTTTCCTATGCTCTTCTATTTAGTGACTAACAAGTTCCATTAAACTGTTCAGTGGGATCTCTTTGAACTATGCATCGAGGTCAACACACCCAGTAATCCATTTCAACACTTCCCACTTAAGCATGTGGGGGACTGCCCCTAGCAGGCACTCGGCACCGTTGATTGTCCAATGTTTTGCATGCGATATATAGAACATCTTCTAAACGGGGAAGAATTGTCTATTTCACAGTCGGACGTTCAAATCCTCCATCTCCGCTATGTCACCCGTATACTACTCGACGCgatgaagagaaaaataatatcAAGCACTAGTATGAAAACTGACGCCGAAGGTCAAAAAGAGGCCACCGGGGAGAAAGACAGCCAAGGTGAGAAGTAAATGGAATGTGAGGAGTCCGCCGGGGAGAAGGACGGCCAGGGTGACAAGGAAATAGAATGTGAGAAGGATGCCGCCTGGGAAAACGAATGAGATAAGGAAGCCGCCGGGGAGGACAAAGAAGgtgacaaagaaaaagaaggtgaCAAGAAGGCTACTGGGGAGGACAACGAAGGTGAGAAACACACAGAAGGTGTCTTGGCCGCCGCTAGGGAGAAGAACGACCACGGTGAGAAGACCACCGAATGTGACAAAGATGAGAATGAATCCACTACTGAAGATGCTACCCCTCATGAAGTGAGGCAGGAAAATGAGAACCAGGGGAATGGCTAGACATTGAAAACCGAGGCAGTCGTTGACCTAAACAATTATCCAGTTGTAACTGCGCATGAGTCTGAAAATGCTGTGGCTGACGATgttgaaaattatataaggTACAGGAAACAAACATGAACAGTTATGATTACATGTGAATTCTTGCGTTTGTAATGACTATGCTTGTTTGTAATTGAAAATTTCGTTATGCAATTACATATCATACATACGAAATAGCCATATATTATAGCTGTACTACACGGcaaaatatatttcatacacaacaaaatgtatatatacacagaaATTGAGGTTTACACACACAAACAGAAGTAATAAAACaggtaaaggaaaaaaattaaaaaggtcaTGCTAACGAGCATgcgaaagaaaaatcaaatatcataCGCTACCGTTAGGTTTAGCATGGTCAGTCCACTATATCTGCATTACATGATCGCCGATTATGACCACTTTCGTGACACCGGCTACAATGTAATTGACGGACATCAAAGGCTTGTGACTCTATTCTCTTCCTCCTTAGACGGCCTGGCCGTTTCTTTGATATTGGTAGCCTAAGTCGTAGTTGACGGTTGTCGTCAGATGGTTTGCCACTGTCAGGAACAGGGGATATTGAATTCGCATACGCCCGACGATACCATTCCACTGTGAAGTAATCATCAATATAAGAATGGACATTCGTGTCTGTTTGCATAATCGCGACACATGCATGCTTGCACGGTAGGCCATGTACTTCCTACCTCCTACATGAATACTGATGAGACTGGAGGCTGACTGTGTTGCTGTTATTGTCAATGACTTCTTATGTGTCTCCGATAGACCGCCCTACTCTAAGTAAACGACTATCATCAACGATTTGCTCAACTCTTTTCCATATTTCAGGACATAAGTATATCCCACCTGTTGGATTGTTCTCGTCTTTTGGCTaacatattcataagtttaaacctgTAAAAAGACAGTTACATAGGAAATTAATATGTATAAACATAAATATCTATTTCTACACGGTAAAGTAAAATTTATAcacataaacataaatatatacacgGTTAACATAAAACTATACACAGGAAACCTATATACCACACAGAAACGCTCGTATCTTACATGCAAACACATAACCATACACAGTGGGCAGCTAACCTGATAGAATCAACCATGCTTGTTACTGGCACATACCATGCCTCTTTAATCCAAGCATTGAAGGATTTTGCCAAGTTGGAATACATCTCGCACCATCGCAttcctttaaataaaaaattcgaCCAATGATCAACGTCGGACTTATTCATCAACCAAGAGTGTGCGTTGGCCGATAGACATGTAAGTTCACGAACTGCATCATCGAACTCTTTCGAAGTGTATGCGTACGCAATTTTCACGATTACTGCCCAGTATTGCATTCGCAAAGATTTACCAAGGCTAGAGTTAGACTTTATGAAGTTCGCCTCCAAATGACATAGGCAATAACCATGTGTTGATGAGGGGAAGACTCGCGCGAAGGCATTGACCAGGCCCTTCGATCGATCTGatataaatgtaataattttatcGTAGGTATCTTGACCATATAAGGCCTCCCCAAGAGTAGCGAGAAACCAAGTCCAGTTTTCATCAGTTTCATTGTCGACGATAGCAAATGCTACATGGAATAGACCATCATTGCCATCTTTCACTGTTGCCCCTAGCAGAACCCCGCCATACTTGGCTAACAAATGGGTTCcatcaataaaaagtaatggcCTGCACCCATGCTTGAACCCCAATAAACAAGCCccgaatgaaaaaaaaaagcacgcTTAAATCGCTCGCCTTCTTTGTCAATGGTAACAACGCTACCGGGATTTGTCTCGAATACTTTATCTGCATACCATAAAAGCAAATCATAGCTACTAACCTCACTAACATGAATCACTGACCTAGCAACTTCCTTCCCCATCCAAGCACGCTTGTATGGAAGACGAACACCGTGGTCACGCAATGTCTTTCTGTATGTCAACCGCTCTGTATAAtggtgtttcttttaatttatgtatGACACATTCGGAAATCCACTTTTTGCTTGCTTTTAGATGTGTTGTAGTACCAATTCCTCCACCACAAATGTGAGTTTCTTGCATTGTCTTCAGCCGGAACGCGTCATGAATTCCCTCTTTAGAAGCATGCACTCGCCATTGGCATTCCTCAACAGCGCACCTTACAGTCACCCGaagtttgtcattttttataaatgtaaagtcaaaatttttccttataACATAGCTTCGCAGGCAATCTTTAAAGTGGTCTGCATTCTCTAACCATTAGCCTACTTGTAAAGTGATACCATCATGTGTATCGATAAACCCGGTAATACTGAGCGTCCCAGAAGAATTATATTGGGATAGAAAACTATCGCCATTGGGGTTGACGCTGTCTGACAACGACCCtctgtattaaaaaaatacacacaatcaataataatacacaggaaacatAGATGTTACACAAGAAAAAGATATTATACACAGGaaacatatattatacataGGAAACAAATATTATACACAGAAAACAGATATTATACACAGGAAACAGATATTATACACCGAAAGTCATTCTTAATACAGTACCATATattaatacacatgaaatatTTGACATTCACAGTACCATCCTATAGAACACAGGAAcacataaaaaataagtaaCCAGTGAAATAAGTGATTGCAGTATTACGATAGGATCAAGGAGGCCGAGTTTCCATCTGCAGAGACACTCACATCCTCGATGATGATGTCTACgacaaatttgttgaaactCTGATATATACGACACATGCGTTCAAAATCGGCGTCAGACTCAATTGGACAAAGCGTTCTGTATGCGTCAGGCGTTACGAACTTCACTTTCACTTTTAAAACATCTACGGCCCAGCGTGCACATATCTCACCCATAACTGACTCCCATGAACTTAAAACGGTGAATTGAAGCGCACGTCCTTCACCTTTGTATCGCGCCACGGCggaaaatgtttttatttttaatgacgCCTACATGAAATTGCAAAAAACTTGTAAGAATTTACAAACAcagaaaaatgacaaaaatgaaGGAGCTTGTTATATTACAGACGCAAGAGCATGGAAAATAACACgacgaagaaaaagaagaagaagaagaagaagaaaaagacaagataaagacaagaagaaggttaacaagatgaagaagaagtaggttaagaagatgaagaaaatgaaggagaagaacatgaacaagatgaagaagaataacaagaagaagaagaagaagaagaagaagaacaacaacaacaacaataacttgCGTGTAAATATCTTCACTTCAACCTACTAACTATCTTCTAGATGGAAGACGAACTTGAAGCTTCGGCAACCAAACCAAGATAAACAAGAAGAAGTTCAAAAACAATGGCAACAATAAGGAGTGAAATATGTTCTCTTCTCTGACAAAGAAGCCATTGGAAGATATGGCCATACTTTACATTAAATGTGACGTGACTTGGAgggaaactttttgtttttttttttcccttctcaCATGGGCACATCGGCAATTGAGTCAATTTACCTCCACTTAACTGACAGAAGTAACGGGAAGGGCTAAAGAGAACTTACCTTAAAAAAGGAGGGAtctaatgaaaaatgaaattgtcAGAGGGACTGCAGTGGAAGTTTGAAACTTCACAAGGACTTTTaggtaattttattaattttaacctACATTTAATTccatctttatattttaaatttttgttcacttaatatatttttaatagacAACA
It encodes:
- the LOC120276473 gene encoding uncharacterized protein LOC120276473, whose protein sequence is MQYWAVIVKIAYAYTSKEFDDAVRELTCLSANAHSWLMNKSDVDHWSNFLFKGMRWCEMYSNLAKSFNAWIKEAWYVPVTSMVDSIRFKLMNMLAKRREQSNRWDILMS